The Desulfococcus multivorans DNA window AGCGGAGTGGTCCTGGCCCTGTCGGCTATATATATGGGGGCCGCCACTGATCAAAAGGGGCCTCAGCCGGTAAGGTGTGAACGCCAGTATGAGTCTTGATCAATGGTTTGCGGCTATCGTTTCAATCTACCATTGCGGGGACTTTGTTCGGATGTGGACAGGGGCGGGCGGATATGGGGATGAAGACCGGCCGTGAATTGGCTTTAGCATACCCCAAATCGAAATGATGGTCGAGTCATGAAAAAAAGAGCCGAGCGTGTGATGGGCTATCGATAAGATCGACAGCAGCATAAAGCGACATTTTGGATTTATACTCCCCCATCGATTTTTTATGGATATCGGAAGGATGGGTCAGGGCGTCCTAATAGGCAGGTGTTCATGGGACTCGGTCAAAGGCAGAGCACCACAATGGTAGCCTTGGAGAGGGGGAGTCGAGAGGTTTCCACTCAGGATGGAGCGGCGACACAGGATGGAGCGGCCGGGAGATCATAAAATCTCCCGGCAGGCCACCCGATCGTCATGCCTGGGTGCCATTCATGTGGCTCAATTTCGCCGATCACAGAGAGGCTCGTTTTCGGCGATCACGGTTTTGCACTTTAGCAACGATCAATGACACATGCCCGGTGATGATGGAAATCTCAGGTCATGAATGGTCATGGTATCCTGGATAAAATCAGATTTTGAAAACTCCATGATCGGATCATTATTGTGGAGTGCCAACCCGGGAAGACACCCCGCCGACTGACATAGTCGGCGGGATTTTTTTGAAAAATACAACAGTCCCAAAAAAAAGCCTTGTTACCTGATCTCAACGTTATCAAAATAAATGTCAGCGACTTCTTTTTTATTTGTCTTCTTGTTGTTGTACCCTCCGATGGTGATGGTATGGTCACCCGCCATCAGAGATTGCATGAAGGTTTTCGTCTGCCAGCCCGTATCTTTTCCTCGGCCGCAAAGTTCTTCCAGGACTTCCACAGGGCCGTCGTCGATTTTGGCCAATACCTGAGCACACTCGTCGTCATCGAACTGAGTCATGATCAATCGGTAATCGAGACTGACCTCGACGTCCAAAGCATCATCCAGATGGAAGCTGTTTGACCAGCCTCCCGACATTCCATTTAGAACATTTCGAGCATCTATGCCACCCAGGGATACATGTAGCGCCCCTCTACCGGAATGGCCACCAGAAGCGCTCCAGTCGCCTGAGGCGTAACGTGGTTGATGGGTATTATAAAACGTGTCGTCAGTATAGGAAAACCCATCAATAGTATCAAAGTCAGCAAAAAAACTGTCGAGAGAATCTGAAACGGGGCTCAACCGAATTCCGTAGAATTTTGAGCCGGGGAATGGGTCGTCGAACTCCACGATCAAGGAGAACTCATTGCTGCTGCTGGGCTGTTCAATGATCTTCACTTCGCCTCGACCGAACAGCTTCGTTAATCTCCATACCACTCCATCCTCAGGAAATACGGGACTTAACTCATTAAAAAACGAAGAATATGCATCAAAACGAATCTCGTCCGGGGGGGGTGAAGGCCAAGCAGGCAGCCACTCCATTTGTGTTGTAGTAGACCCATTTTTTGTTGCATAGATGATTGTCGGTGAATTGGCGCCCAGATGCCGACCGACAGCTGCTGCATCTAAATGATGCCACTGGATGGTGTTCCCCTTGATGATCAATTGATCCCGGCCATCAATATGCGCTTCAATTTCAATAGCCATATTTGAAAAATCTGAAACGGGTTTAACCAAAGCGTGATTGGGTGTAAAGGTCGAAACAGAGAGATCATGTAGTGAAATTAAGCCGTCATCTGCATCGTAGGAATATCCTGAGCCAAAGCTATACAAAGGAAAGCTAGGTCCAAAGCCTGACGATCCAACTGTATAATTAAAATACTGAAGATCGGCGAGAGTGTGGGTGAAGGCGGCAACAAGAGTGTTTCCCGAAAACTCTATTTGGTAGGAATCGACTTCGCCGTTCGCTAGGTTTATGTACCCATCGTGGTCTAGGTCTTCACCGGAAAAGAAACCTGTCACGGTGCCACCGCTTGACCAACCAGACTGTGAAATTGAGTATGTGGTGGGAATGGCATGAACTTGTGTTGCTGCCAGCAGGAAGCTAGCGAAGACAACCAAACGAGTCGTATTTCTGGCAATACAGAGCTTACTCATTAATCTCTCCTTTTTGATGATAAAGACTTGATTGTACCCAACGCTCCGTTTCACCGGCGTGGCGAAGCCGCGTCCGCTGTGAAAACGGATGTTAGCCTTTGAATTCATCTCGTTCAGAGAAAATCTCTTTGGATGCAAACAGTCCATTAAGTGCGGCTGTAAAACCAGCGTATACCGCCATTTGCATCATAATTTCAAGAACTTCCTTTTTCCCAAGGAGGATAAGGATAGTTCACCGTACTGATTATTCCTCACTGCGACGACGGTGCCATCGGATTTCAGGCCGACGGTATGGCTCCCGCCAGCGGCCACCATCGGCTGGGCGCCTGAGGCCGCCGAGAATGCCACGAGTAGAGTGCAGCAGGTTACGGCACCCATCAGCCCGATATGCGCTAAACGACGTTTTCCAACCCATTTTGCCCTTGGCTTCATTGCAGAATCCTCCTCCTTCGGAAAATGAAAGAAAACTCGTAACTATTCAGCAAAAAACTTAAAATTGACGCATTTTTTTCTTGACAGGCCTTTTCGTGAAAATTTGAATTTTCTTTTAGAAGTTCAGAACAGCCTATTTTTGAGGCATCAGGCTTAAGCAAAGAGTCCCTGGATCGAGAATCTTAGGCGATAGTCCCTGACCCTGACAAGAAAAATAAAATGCGATAAAATGGAACGTCGAGCGAAAAAACCCGTTCAAAAAACCTGTGTTATAGTAACTTCATTCAGGCTCAGAATTTCCGAGGTGATGAGTGAAGTTAAACGCAATAGATGTCGAAGAAACGGTCAAAAATGTCAGCGGCGTTCTTAAACTGTACCAATCCGGGCGGGTTGAAAATGCGTGATTGATCTTCTTTCTTTTCTTCCAACAACTTCTATTTTAAACCTTTTCTTCAATTTTCTTCCTTTCTTTTCTTCTCCGATCATCTTCTTCCCAAAACATCGACTTTTCCCGTACCATCGCATGAGGAGGTACATTGCCGATGGTGCGAAACCGGAAAAAGAAATGTCGTCATTGCGGTAAGTTATTCCTTCCTGATCCCCGAAACGTCAAACATCAGAAATTTTGCAGGGATCCCGAATGCCGCAAGGCCAGTAAATCGGCCAGTCAGCGGAAGTGGCTGCAAAAACCTGAGAATCTCGGTTACTTCCGAGGGCCTGTAAACGTCCGGCGCGTCCAGGAGTGGCGAAAGGATCACCCCGGCTACCGGCGACCAAAACCGAAACTTGCGGCCGATGCGTTACAAGATCCCTTAAACGCAAAACACCTTGAAAATAATGAAGATACTATCCATTTGACATCCAATGCGTTACAAGATCTCTTGATCGCTCAACCGACTGTTTTATTGGGATTAATCGCCAACTTTACCGGGATTGCGTTACAAGATGACATCGCCGTGACCGTACGGCGTCTGCGACAATTGGGGCAGGATATTCTCAACTCTTTACCCTGCAAAGGAGGTCGGCATGACAACCAAATCCCCCATCCTGCCCGAACGGCTCCGCAAGGTGCCGAAGCAGTTCAGCTGGCTCGATCACCGGCTGGTCCGTGACCGCCATATCGAAGCCTGCTCCCACCCCGCGGCGGCCCTGTACCTGTTCCTGGTTACTGTCGGCGACGGGATGGGCCTCAGCTACTACGGCGACGAGTCCATCATGAAGCGGCTCTCCATGGACCAGAGTACCCTTGAAAGCGCCAGGTGCAACCTGATCCGGATCGGGCTGATCGCCTGGAAAAGACCGCTCTATCAGGTGCTGTCCCTGGATGTGCATCACCCCGATGTCCCCAGGCAGGCAACGGCGCAGCCCCTGTCCCTTGCCGAGATCCTCAAAAAAGTCGCGGGAGGTGCCGCATGATCGATTATGAGGCTTTTGTCCGGATCAAGCACTGCCATGAGCAACAGGGGTTGAGCCCTGCCCAGATCGCCGAGGCGCTGGACCTCGACGACCGGACCGTTCGGAAATGGCTTGCCGAAAAGCAATACCGCCCGCGAACGCCGGCCCATCGCAGGAGCAAACTGGACCCCTTTAAATCCTATATCGTCCGTCTGGTGGAAACCCATCCCTATACGGCGGTCCAGGTGTTTCAAAAAATCCGGGAAGAGGGGTTTGACGGTGGCTACACCATCGTCAAGGAATACGTGCAAAAGATCCGGCCGCGAAGGACCCCGCCCTTCCTCAAGCTTTCCTTCGCGCCGGGGGAATGCGCCCAGGTGGACTGGGGCTCGTACGGATCGGTTCCCGTAGGATCTACCAGCCGCCGCCTCAGTTTTTTCGTGATGGTCATGTGTCACAGCCGAATGATGTACGTCGAGTTCACGGTCTCCCAGACCATGGAACACTTCCTGGGCTGCCACCAGAACGCCTTTGAGCGGTTTGGCGGCATCCCCGAAAAAATCATGGTGGACAACCTGAAATCCGCCGTCCTGAAACGCATCGTCGGCAGGCTGCCGGTCTTCAACCCCAGATACCTCGATTTTGCGAAACATTGCGGCTTTACCATCTGTCCCTGCGGGGTCGGCAAGGGAAATGAAAAAGGGCGCGTGGAAAGCGGCGTCGGGTACGTCAAAAAGAATTTCCTGGCCGGGCTTGCCGTGTCCGATTTTTCGGTCCTCAATCCCGCCGCCCATCGCTGGCTCGATACCGTGGCCAATGTCCGCATCCACGGCGAGACCGGAAAGAAGCCTGCAGATCTTTTTGCCGAGGAACGCGGCTGCCTGACCCAGCTGCCGCTTCACCCGTACGACATCGCCGTCGTCTCCCCCATCAGGGCCTCCAGCCAGTTCCGGGTGACCCTGGATACCAACCGCTACTCCGTGCCGGCGGAGTATGCCGGCGCCAGACTCACCCTCAAAGCCTACCCGGACCGGCTCTGCATCTATGACAACGACAAGCTGGTCGCCCGCCATGTCCGCAGCTACGACCGGAGAAAGGACTTCGAGCACCCCGATCATCCGAAGGAGCTCCTGGCCCAGCGGAAAAACGCCCGGGACCAGAAGATCTTCATGCAGTTTCTGCAGATCTCGCCAAAGGCCCAGGCCTATTATGATCAACTGGCCCATCGCCGCATGAACCCCCGCCACCACATCCGGAAGATCGTCGCATTGAGCGAGATCTACGGCGTCGAGGCGGTGGCCCGGGCCATGACGGATGCATTTGCCCTCCAGGCATTCTCGTCCGAGTACATCGCCAACCTGCTCGAGCAGAGAGCCCGAAAACTTCCGGAACCCGGCGCCCTGCATCTGACCCGGCGGGAAGACCTGCTCGACATTACCCTCGAACAGCCGGATATCAACCTCTACGACCGGACGCTGACCCGGTCGGAGACATTATGAGAAAGGGTGGAACATGGACCTGGACGACAAAACCCTCGTTGAAAACCTGAAAGTCCTGAAACTCTGCTTTATCCGGGAAAATTATGAACCCATGGCAACCCGGGCCGCACAGAAACAATGGCCCCATGTGCAGTACCTGGCCGAATTGATCGACGCCGAAGCCAAACAGCGAAAGGATCGCGCCGTTCAGCGCCGGATCCGCATGGCGCGCTTCCCCCAGATCAAAACCCTGGAACAGTTCAAATGGAGTTGGCCCAAAAAGATCAACCGCCTTCAGGTGCAGAACCTGTTCAGGCTCAACTTCGTCGAAGAAAAAAGCAATGTAATCTTCCTGGGCGGCGTCGGTCTGGGGAAAACACATCTGGCGATTGCACTCGGGTATGACGCCTGTCTCAAGGGACACTCAGTCCTCTTTGCCTCCGCCATCGACGCCGTCAATACGCTCACCACGGCCAGGGCCGCCGGCCGCCTGAAAGACGAACTGAAAAAGTATGTCAAACCGGATCTCCTCCTCCTGGATGAGCTTGGCTATCTGCCCATCGACAAGATCGGCGCCGATCTCCTCTTCCAGATCATCAGCCATCGGTATGAAAGCGGGGCTCTCATCATCACGACCAACAGGACCTTCAAGGACTGGCCCGAGATCTTCAACAACGACACCACCCTCACGTCGGCGCTCCTTGACCGACTCCTGCATCACACTGAAACCGTGGTCATCGAGGGCAAAAGTTATCGGATGAAAGAAACCATCGAAAAATAAACCCTTCTAAGAAAACGTCATTTTTTTGTAAATTTTGGAACCGACCCCCAGATCGGTTGAAACGCTCATCAACAAACGTCCGCTGGTGCCAAAATTGGTGCCGGCGGCTTCGCCCCTATTTTGAAACGCCCTGCATTTTTAAACCGCCATATTTGCATCATTTTCAGGCCGCCGCTAACATATTTAAATATTTATCAAAAAAGAATATAATAATCTATAAGTATTCTTGCTCAAATTATATGGGTATTGTTCCTATTTCTGTATAGGTATTTATACCTACGTTTGTATCATAGAAGTGAAGTATTCTTGCATTATACTTAAATATCAGCATAATCCACTATTGTGTCGGTAAGCTACAGTTCTCGGATCCCGCCGCGAAGCCCCCATCCGAACCTTTAAAAATTATCTTCATCATGATGGATTGTTGGAAAAACATAAGTACTCAGAAATGCTTTTTCTAATAGTTCAAAACCATTACGTTCGGTTGTTTTGAGATAAAGAAAAAAAGTTGACAGGCACCATCGGTATTGATAATAGACTTATGAGATAAATTACTTAACCTTTTGGAGTGTCTTGTGCTTGGGCCGGGTCGGAGCACTCAAGGGCGTGAAGCTCGGGGTACCGGAATCGTTGCCTGCTGCGCGACCCGATCAGTGGCCCAAGGCCTATCAGGCTTGATGGTATTTCGCCACCATTCAAAAACCGAACAAAAGAAAAGGAGAAAGGCATATGGCCGAAACCAACAACTTCCTGATCGTGGTCAATACACCCACCGACCGTCCTTATAACCACTACGCAGCTTATGTGGTGGCCTTTTTAGCAAAAAAACTGGGAAACATTCCCACGGTCAGCGTGTATTACGGACCCGAAGGCGTGCAGATGACCAAAAAAGGCGAATTGGCGAAACTGGGCTGCAACGATGATCTGAAAAATCTGATTGCCGATCAGATTGATGGCCTGAGCGCCTCTGATTTACCGGACAATATGGAGCAGATGGCCCGTTTCTGCAAAGATCAACTGGGCGTAGGCATTTTTTCCTGCGGTACCTTTCACGTAGTGGATGGTATAGGCCGGAATCTGGACGACACTTCCGCCATAGAGGATTTCATCGTACCCTTAAAACTGCCGCAGGCTGCTGAAGCGCTGCTGGCTGCGGACAAGATTCACTACCTGTAGAACGTACAAGGCATCGATCTATATATGAGGCGCCGGTCCGAAAGGGCCGGCGCCCTTTATTTATGTAGGCCCGGCATGGCGCGATCACTTGGAAGCGCTTGAATCTCGATGTCAACGGAGACGCGGAGCAGCAGGCTGGGATGCCCGATCCCATACCGGAGAGCAGCGGACGGAATCCGCGAGGGCATGGTGTTGGTGTGTCAAGTGACACGGCAAGGAGAGGCGACTTCTGTCAAAGAACCGAGGGTATGATGGAAGCGGTGGTCGAGCGCGAGAGCTGGACCGTTTGATTCGGCAGGCCGTCCAACAGGTCATGACCCCGGTATTCAATTCAGGAACCGCCGTATACGGAATCGGACGTACGGTGGTGTGAGAGGACGGCGGGCGGTGCTTCCCCCCTGTGGCCGGAATGATCGTGGCCCAGCTTCTCAGGCGGAAGAATCTTTCTGTATGATTATCACCGTCAACGGCGACATGGCTGAAAGGAATTGTTGATTCGATGAACTCGGTACTCAGTCACCTCCAGGAGCACCGCAAGGGATACATGGCCGGCATCGACAATCTGCCCCTGGACCGCATGCTGCCTGCCAAGGCGTTCGAAAAGCTTTCCGGCATTCTGAACCAGGCCGACGGGGTGACGGCCTTTTCCCCCGTATCAAGTTTGGCGCCATGTTGAGCAATTACGCCCAGGCCACCAACGTTCGATTGAACGGCGTAGATCCGGCAAAGGAACAGGCGGTCGTGCCGCTCCTGGCGATACGGATCAAGGATGCCGCCCATAAAAACACGATCCTTGAAAAGGGAGAGGTGCTGCTGTCGGAGGTGTTGGCCTTGCAGCCCGCCCATTTCGGCCGGGTCTATGCCGCCTATGGCGGAGTCTTTATCGTCATCTCGATTTTATGGGGATGGAAAATCGACAACATCGCACCGGTCGCCTATGACATCACAGGGGGCATAATGGCTCTGGTCGGCGTTGGCATCATCATGTATTGGCCTCGGCCGAACTGATGTGAGTTTGGTCATGCTATAGCTGGTTTGCCTTCACAATGTGCGAATAATCCGATTTTACGGTTCGTGCCACCAAAAGATCGGCTTCCAGTAGGCAAACCGCACCTCGTCGAACTCTCCGTGCTTTTGGGGATACGGGGCATTCTTTCCTCCCGCCATGCCGAAAATTTTGTAGTGCATCTGGTCTCGCACTGCTTCGGGAAACAGGAAACGCGCAAATTTGATGTTGTCCCAGCGTCCAAACGTTCGATCGATCCGAGTTTCGGGAGTGGTATACATGTTGTCGATCCAGGCCAGCAGACTGCCGCTAGGAATAAGGCCAAAGCCGGATATTTCACGGTCCTCGTTTTCGGGATGAAGGCTTAGGTTGTAAAAGTCCGCAGGCGGTGAGCGATGGCGCATCAGGTAAGTCCCCAAGCTGCTGACGGCATCACGAGTGCTGATGGCGGCGCCCATGAAAACGATATTCTTGAAATAAATGTCGGGGAAAGATTTCAAAATTTCACCGGCCACGATGGTCCCCATACTGTGCGCGATCAAGGTCATGCTCATGGGGCGGCCTTTGGCTTTGCAGCGCTCCAAAAAGCCTTCGGGACCGCCAAGCTTTTCCATGAAGACCGCCAGCGCGCCGCTGCCGGACGGAATTTTGCGAGGTTCGCCGCAATTATTCGGGGATTCGTAGTCAAACTCAGCCGGCTTGTTGACCAGCAGCTTGCTTCGGCGGAGCATCACGTCCCACGCCGGTCGTGCCAAGGTGTAGACAAACGGCGTTGTAACCAGTTTGGCCGGTGCTGTTACCCCCCACAACAGGCTGCGGGGAAAGGTGTCAAAATGCTGCCGCTGGTTGCCGGTAAAGAAAATATCATCGTTTTCCTGAGCCATGCGTTCCAGCATCTTGTTTTCTTCTACCGGGGATCCCGCTTCGCGACGGTTTCGGCCGAGTGTCGTGCGCCAAGCGTGCTCGCCCGTGACGGTCCAGGCCTTGAAGGCGTTGACGAGCGAGCCGGCGAGATCGGTGGCCGCATACAGTGGTGCAGTAAGCGGGGCCCAGTCAGACACCGCGCCCTGGCGAATATGAACTAAATGATCCCAGTAGGTGCTGACGGCACCGGAGCGCCAGTTGATAAAAATAGGATAGGGGCCTTCGTTTTTCTGGATTTCCCGGTGCTGTTCGATGATACGTTCAAAACAGCCGTTAAGGGTGTTCAATCCTCCATGAATAAAGATCAGAATGTCCGTCTTTTGGGAGGCCTCGATGGCCGCGAACAACTGTTTCAGATGCTCGAGATAAGGGGCCGTCGTTGCGCAGTCACCTTGCAGTTGCCGCTGATATATTTTTTCCCCCAAGCGAGTGTCGATCACCTCGCCGCCGTGTTCGATGGGAATGTAATTTCCCTCACGATCGATTGTGATCATGTGGTTTACGATAGCCTCGCCGCCGTCAGTAAGCCTGGTACAGCCGGTGGTTACAACCGCCAATAGCGCCAATATACAAAGCGATCTTTTCATGTTAGATCTCCTTATCGCCTTGTCGTGCTTTATTTGTTGAAAATCTTTTCTGAGAAGTGGCTATTCTGGGAACAATGCGCGCAATCTGACATGCGTTTCAACGGCACCGATGGAATGGTTGCGTTTTGCTGTATGACGAGTGTAATTTTATTTTTCCCGTATATATTTTCATAAAGGGAAAAATCTATTTTGAAAATAGGGATGATTTCTCAAATCATATGAGGGAAATGCCTATTTCCACATAGGTACTTATACCCAACTCAATTTTCGACTTTCATGATGGTAACCGGAAAGAGGTGCCGGGAGGATACGGTCCGCGCCCCTTCAGCGGTGAGTTTTAGTGCCGCTTAAGCGCCGCGGAGGGTCAGCGGCCCGGACTGTTTGAGCGCAGCGAGTTTCCGGGCCGCCCGGAGCAAGCTTTAGCGGCACTTGAACGAAACCGCGTGGGGCGCGGGCCGTATCCTCCCGGCACCGGCCTATGAAAGTCGAAAGTTGAGATACTGGAATAATTATGAATTTAAAAAACAGAATCGGTTTTTTGTAGTTTCAGATGCCGCCAAAAAGTCCTCACCAAAACAGTCTCGATATAATGCCTGTTTCGGGCACAGACTGCTTTTTGCGACTCGAAAGATAAAACGGGGTCCCTCTTGCGTCATTTCTTCGAACCTTTACCGCTCCCCAATTCTTTTCAGAATAAACGCCTTTATTTTGTGCCGCCGCCTTTTCTCTCTTCCGAACCTCTTTGTGGTGCATTCTGACCATGATTTGCATGGGGGGTCATGTTGAACGCGCCTGGTCGCCTTGTAAAAGCGGTTTGATCCGCTCAATCGTCGCCGGCGCGCAGCCTTCATAGTGATTGTTCACGTTGATGTAGACCGCCGCCCCGCTTTTCGCCAGATCCTTCGCGATATCCGCGATTGCCGTGAGGTCTTTATCCTTGGGCGCGACAATCCTGTCCCAGCGGTTGCCGGTGATTTTTGCCATGCCTTCCCGGTCCTTTCCCATCAGCCGGAGGACGACCCGTGAATGGCCTTGGATCGCATCCCGCCATTTCTGGTAGACCTCGGTGATCGGCGGCATCCAGTAGCCCTCGATCAGCACCGGCGCCAACTTTTTTTCCAGCAGAAAATCGAAATAGCCCCTGGTGAAATAGCTCTTGTTCCGGACCTCCATGGCATAGGCGTAACCTTCGGGAATCCGGTCGATGAACTCACCCAGCCGGTCTCGAAACATCCCGGGGCTCGGCATCTTCATTTTGTTCAGGTATTCAAACTGGAACATGACAGGTCCCAGAAACGGCTTCAGGGGGTCGATCAGGGACAGGAACTTTTGGAACAGGTCGGGTGAGAGGAAATAAGGATTGGATACCGGTTTGCCGCCCGTATTCCTCGGGTAATAGTGGGTGAGGGTGATGCTGTTGGGGGCCTTGACGGAAAAGCGGAAGCCTTCGGGCACGGCGTCACGGTAGCGGAGGACGTCGGCCGGCGCGGGGAGCCTGGCTCCGGCTGCGGGCGTGAACAGGGACCAGAACCACTGGTCGATCTCCACCGTTGAATATTTCCGGGCGTATTCCGCCAGATAGTCGATGCCCTTAGGGGCA harbors:
- the istA gene encoding IS21 family transposase, producing MIDYEAFVRIKHCHEQQGLSPAQIAEALDLDDRTVRKWLAEKQYRPRTPAHRRSKLDPFKSYIVRLVETHPYTAVQVFQKIREEGFDGGYTIVKEYVQKIRPRRTPPFLKLSFAPGECAQVDWGSYGSVPVGSTSRRLSFFVMVMCHSRMMYVEFTVSQTMEHFLGCHQNAFERFGGIPEKIMVDNLKSAVLKRIVGRLPVFNPRYLDFAKHCGFTICPCGVGKGNEKGRVESGVGYVKKNFLAGLAVSDFSVLNPAAHRWLDTVANVRIHGETGKKPADLFAEERGCLTQLPLHPYDIAVVSPIRASSQFRVTLDTNRYSVPAEYAGARLTLKAYPDRLCIYDNDKLVARHVRSYDRRKDFEHPDHPKELLAQRKNARDQKIFMQFLQISPKAQAYYDQLAHRRMNPRHHIRKIVALSEIYGVEAVARAMTDAFALQAFSSEYIANLLEQRARKLPEPGALHLTRREDLLDITLEQPDINLYDRTLTRSETL
- a CDS encoding RCC1-like domain-containing protein: MKPRAKWVGKRRLAHIGLMGAVTCCTLLVAFSAASGAQPMVAAGGSHTVGLKSDGTVVAVRNNQYGELSLSSLGKRKFLKL
- a CDS encoding DUF72 domain-containing protein; translation: MSNPHGKIRIGTCSWKYPEWEGLVYSAPKGIDYLAEYARKYSTVEIDQWFWSLFTPAAGARLPAPADVLRYRDAVPEGFRFSVKAPNSITLTHYYPRNTGGKPVSNPYFLSPDLFQKFLSLIDPLKPFLGPVMFQFEYLNKMKMPSPGMFRDRLGEFIDRIPEGYAYAMEVRNKSYFTRGYFDFLLEKKLAPVLIEGYWMPPITEVYQKWRDAIQGHSRVVLRLMGKDREGMAKITGNRWDRIVAPKDKDLTAIADIAKDLAKSGAAVYINVNNHYEGCAPATIERIKPLLQGDQARST
- the istB gene encoding IS21-like element helper ATPase IstB, coding for MDLDDKTLVENLKVLKLCFIRENYEPMATRAAQKQWPHVQYLAELIDAEAKQRKDRAVQRRIRMARFPQIKTLEQFKWSWPKKINRLQVQNLFRLNFVEEKSNVIFLGGVGLGKTHLAIALGYDACLKGHSVLFASAIDAVNTLTTARAAGRLKDELKKYVKPDLLLLDELGYLPIDKIGADLLFQIISHRYESGALIITTNRTFKDWPEIFNNDTTLTSALLDRLLHHTETVVIEGKSYRMKETIEK
- a CDS encoding YnfA family protein; the protein is MLSNYAQATNVRLNGVDPAKEQAVVPLLAIRIKDAAHKNTILEKGEVLLSEVLALQPAHFGRVYAAYGGVFIVISILWGWKIDNIAPVAYDITGGIMALVGVGIIMYWPRPN